In Flavivirga abyssicola, the following are encoded in one genomic region:
- the tsaD gene encoding tRNA (adenosine(37)-N6)-threonylcarbamoyltransferase complex transferase subunit TsaD, with protein MSSQNIYILGIESSCDDTAAAIIHNGKILSNVVASQKIHEEFGGVVPELASRAHQQNIVPVVHQALKKAGISKDQLHAIAFTRGPGLMGSLLVGTSFAKSLAYGLNIPLIDVNHMQAHILAHFIDEEGFEKPSFPFIAMTISGGHTQIVEVKNYFDMTVIGETIDDAVGEAYDKSGKILGLGYPAGPEIDKRAQKGNPKAYQFTKPKVDGLNFSFSGLKTAILYFIQREVKANPNFIEENLNDICASIQYTIIGILIDKLKLATKQTGIKQIAIGGGVSANSGIRQALKDGEQKFGWTTYVPKFEFTTDNAAMIAIVGYLKYLEGDFAEQGVTASARLKI; from the coding sequence CTATAATACACAACGGGAAAATTTTAAGCAATGTTGTGGCAAGTCAAAAAATACACGAAGAGTTTGGTGGTGTGGTGCCTGAATTAGCATCCAGAGCACACCAACAAAATATTGTTCCTGTAGTACACCAAGCATTGAAAAAAGCTGGTATATCTAAAGATCAACTACACGCTATTGCATTTACTCGTGGCCCAGGTTTAATGGGGTCTTTATTAGTAGGAACCTCCTTTGCCAAATCTTTAGCTTATGGTTTAAATATCCCACTAATAGATGTTAACCATATGCAAGCACACATTCTGGCGCATTTTATAGATGAAGAAGGTTTTGAAAAACCATCATTTCCTTTTATTGCAATGACGATTTCTGGCGGACACACCCAGATTGTTGAAGTGAAAAACTATTTTGACATGACTGTTATTGGTGAAACTATTGATGATGCCGTGGGAGAAGCTTATGATAAAAGTGGAAAAATTCTTGGTTTAGGATATCCAGCAGGACCAGAAATTGATAAGCGTGCACAAAAAGGCAACCCAAAAGCCTATCAATTTACAAAACCAAAAGTTGATGGCTTAAACTTTAGCTTTTCTGGCTTAAAAACAGCAATTCTTTATTTTATTCAGCGAGAAGTAAAGGCAAACCCTAATTTTATTGAAGAAAACCTAAACGATATTTGTGCTTCTATTCAATATACCATCATTGGTATTCTAATTGATAAATTAAAACTTGCTACAAAACAAACAGGCATTAAACAAATTGCTATTGGTGGTGGAGTTTCTGCAAATTCTGGTATCCGTCAAGCTTTAAAAGATGGGGAACAAAAATTTGGTTGGACTACTTACGTTCCTAAATTTGAGTTTACCACAGATAATGCTGCTATGATAGCTATTGTTGGTTATTTAAAATACTTAGAAGGTGATTTTGCCGAACAAGGTGTTACAGCTTCAGCTAGACTTAAAATATAG
- a CDS encoding 16S rRNA (uracil(1498)-N(3))-methyltransferase, giving the protein MQLFYNPEITDSTTQFSFPKEESKHIVKVLRKHVGDILHITNGHGWLFTAEVTIPNTNKCIATIVSKSQQLKRDYRLHLAVAPTKMNDRYEWFLEKATEIGIDSITPIFCDHSERKVIKPERFERILQSAMKQSLNCYLPILNDAMPFKTFIKQDFKGDLFIAHCEETDKKSLKQELRPKRDITILIGPEGDFSIKEIEQALQKNFSPVTLGDSRLRTETAAIVACHSVAFINEL; this is encoded by the coding sequence ATGCAATTATTTTACAATCCAGAGATTACAGATAGTACTACGCAGTTTTCTTTTCCTAAAGAAGAAAGTAAGCATATTGTTAAGGTCTTACGAAAGCATGTTGGAGACATATTGCACATTACAAACGGGCACGGGTGGTTGTTTACAGCTGAAGTTACCATACCAAATACCAATAAATGTATCGCTACTATTGTATCTAAATCTCAACAGTTAAAAAGAGATTATCGCTTACATTTAGCAGTAGCACCAACAAAAATGAACGATCGTTATGAATGGTTTTTAGAAAAAGCTACTGAAATAGGCATCGATAGTATTACACCTATTTTTTGTGATCATAGTGAACGCAAAGTCATTAAACCAGAACGTTTTGAACGTATTTTACAATCAGCAATGAAACAGTCCCTAAATTGTTATTTGCCCATATTAAATGATGCTATGCCTTTCAAAACTTTTATAAAACAGGATTTTAAAGGTGATTTGTTTATTGCACATTGCGAAGAAACCGATAAAAAGTCCTTAAAACAAGAACTAAGACCAAAACGGGACATAACTATTTTAATTGGCCCCGAAGGTGATTTTAGCATTAAAGAAATCGAACAAGCGCTTCAAAAAAACTTCTCTCCTGTTACTCTTGGAGACAGCCGATTACGTACAGAAACAGCTGCCATTGTTGCTTGTCATTCGGTGGCTTTTATTAACGAATTATAA
- a CDS encoding DUF1223 domain-containing protein — protein sequence MQKILLTIIISSFLFQPEKKETFNPVVVLELFTSQGCSSCPPADNLLNEVKTKYSDDEVIALSYHVDYWNYIGWRDPFSKKVFSDKQRKYGHKFNSSSIYTPQIVVNGKEHFVGSNKGIMKSKLNTYLSKSAVNMVELSNIKKDNAAISLNYKIEGVINKKTLRVALVINERITSIKRGENKNRTLKNSNIVVEEMFLNLDSKEGKLSLPIPDIVNQNDDLSIVAFVQTENLDITGGSQQKL from the coding sequence ATGCAAAAGATACTTTTAACCATAATAATATCATCATTTTTATTTCAACCGGAAAAAAAAGAGACATTTAATCCTGTTGTAGTTTTAGAGTTGTTTACCTCACAAGGATGTTCTAGCTGTCCGCCGGCTGATAATTTATTAAATGAAGTTAAGACTAAATATTCTGATGATGAGGTAATAGCCTTGTCTTACCATGTAGATTATTGGAATTACATTGGCTGGAGAGACCCTTTTAGTAAGAAAGTGTTTAGCGATAAACAACGCAAATACGGGCATAAGTTTAATAGCAGTTCCATTTATACACCACAGATTGTCGTAAATGGAAAAGAACATTTTGTAGGTTCCAATAAAGGTATTATGAAGTCGAAACTCAATACCTACTTAAGTAAAAGTGCTGTAAATATGGTAGAACTTAGTAATATTAAAAAAGATAATGCTGCTATTTCTTTAAATTATAAAATAGAAGGAGTTATTAATAAAAAAACATTGCGAGTGGCGTTGGTCATTAATGAGCGAATCACTTCAATCAAGCGCGGTGAAAATAAGAATAGAACACTTAAAAACTCCAATATTGTCGTAGAAGAAATGTTCTTAAATTTAGATTCGAAAGAAGGCAAATTAAGCCTTCCTATTCCAGATATAGTAAATCAGAATGATGATTTATCGATAGTAGCATTTGTCCAGACTGAAAATTTGGATATTACTGGAGGGAGTCAACAAAAATTATAA
- a CDS encoding DUF4159 domain-containing protein → MSLMTGNCMAQDLAILKYKGGGDWYGNPTALPNLIAFCNQNINTKITPKPQTVEVGSTDIFQYPLLHMTGHGNVFFSETDAENLRNYLISGGFLHIDDNYGMEPFITKELKKVFPDKDLIELSTSHKIFNTPYKFSQGLPKIHEHDGKRPQAFGIFQDDRLVVLFTYESDLGDGWEDTEVHNDPADVREKALKMGANIVTYAFEN, encoded by the coding sequence ATGTCTTTAATGACTGGTAACTGCATGGCTCAAGATTTAGCTATTTTAAAATATAAGGGTGGCGGCGATTGGTATGGTAATCCTACAGCATTACCTAATTTGATAGCTTTCTGTAACCAAAACATAAACACTAAAATAACGCCTAAACCACAAACCGTTGAAGTTGGCAGTACCGATATTTTTCAATACCCCTTATTACATATGACTGGGCACGGTAATGTTTTTTTTAGCGAAACGGATGCGGAAAATCTAAGAAACTACCTCATATCTGGCGGTTTTTTGCACATAGACGACAATTACGGCATGGAACCTTTTATAACTAAAGAGCTTAAAAAGGTATTTCCCGATAAAGATTTAATTGAACTTTCTACGAGTCATAAAATATTTAATACGCCTTATAAGTTTTCACAGGGCTTACCTAAAATTCATGAGCATGATGGAAAACGTCCACAGGCTTTTGGTATTTTTCAGGATGATCGATTGGTCGTGTTATTTACTTATGAAAGCGATTTAGGTGATGGCTGGGAAGATACGGAAGTACATAATGATCCTGCCGATGTTAGAGAAAAAGCGCTTAAAATGGGGGCTAATATTGTTACATATGCTTTTGAAAATTAA
- a CDS encoding TrmH family RNA methyltransferase produces the protein MQLTHYNINFSKRSFPITLVCDNVTNAPNIGSLFRISDAFGVEKFILCGDHIPLGRKMTKTSRATEKSVDYDMAQSASEVIESLKNKGFQIISLEITDTSKPIHNFKFSAKKPIALVIGDENFGVSDTILNMSDAVIHIDMFGQNSSMNVVQATNIVLYEITKQLL, from the coding sequence ATGCAACTAACCCATTACAACATAAACTTTTCAAAGCGCTCCTTCCCCATTACTTTGGTTTGTGACAATGTTACTAATGCACCTAATATTGGTAGTCTGTTTAGAATTTCTGATGCTTTTGGAGTTGAAAAATTTATCCTCTGTGGAGATCATATTCCACTTGGAAGAAAAATGACAAAAACGTCAAGGGCTACCGAAAAATCTGTTGATTATGACATGGCTCAATCTGCTTCAGAAGTCATTGAATCTTTAAAAAATAAGGGCTTTCAAATTATTTCATTAGAAATTACAGATACTAGCAAACCTATTCATAATTTCAAATTTTCTGCTAAAAAACCTATTGCTTTGGTTATTGGCGATGAAAATTTTGGAGTATCTGATACTATTTTAAATATGTCTGACGCTGTTATTCACATAGATATGTTTGGGCAAAATAGCAGTATGAATGTGGTACAAGCTACTAATATTGTTTTATATGAAATAACGAAGCAATTATTATAA
- a CDS encoding AI-2E family transporter produces the protein MTSNTISNGILKAIAIILGIALVLYFLYQIQAVIGYIAIAAVISLIGRPIVLFLERRLKFKNTIAVIVTMVVLLGLFLGLVGLFIPLVIKQGQNLSLLNIDELQVNIENLYVEIINYFDLHQIDLEQSIKESNLLAKIDYSLIPDFLNSVVSGLGSFSIGLFSVLFISFFFLKDSRLFENGLLTFIPDNKESRWKNSSTKIKDLLSRYFVGLIFQILILFIIYTIGLLIIGVENPIVIAFLCALLNLIPYVGPLVGALLMITLTMTSNLGESFSEVILPKTFWVFIVFAIGQLVDNFGSQPVIFSKSVKSHPLEIFLVILTTGILFGVIGLIIAVPAYTAIKVILKEFLSENKIVKKLTKDL, from the coding sequence TTGACTTCTAACACAATTTCTAACGGTATTTTAAAAGCTATAGCTATTATTTTAGGTATTGCCTTAGTACTTTACTTTTTATATCAAATACAGGCTGTCATTGGTTATATAGCGATTGCAGCGGTGATTTCATTAATAGGAAGACCAATCGTATTATTTTTAGAACGTCGATTAAAATTCAAAAACACCATTGCTGTAATAGTTACCATGGTAGTTCTTTTAGGATTATTTTTAGGATTAGTAGGCTTATTTATTCCTTTGGTTATAAAGCAGGGACAAAATTTATCGCTGTTAAACATTGATGAGCTACAGGTTAATATAGAGAACTTATATGTAGAAATTATTAATTATTTCGATTTACATCAAATAGATTTAGAACAATCCATTAAGGAGTCTAATTTGTTAGCTAAAATAGATTATTCACTGATTCCTGATTTCTTAAACTCTGTTGTAAGTGGCTTAGGCAGTTTTAGTATAGGACTCTTTTCTGTGCTTTTTATATCGTTTTTCTTTCTAAAGGATAGTCGATTATTTGAAAATGGTCTTCTCACTTTTATACCAGATAACAAGGAATCTCGATGGAAAAACTCATCAACCAAAATTAAAGATTTACTTTCTAGGTACTTTGTAGGACTCATTTTCCAAATATTAATCCTGTTTATTATCTACACCATTGGCTTACTTATTATTGGTGTTGAAAACCCTATCGTTATAGCGTTTCTATGTGCCTTATTAAACCTAATTCCTTATGTTGGACCTTTAGTTGGCGCTTTATTAATGATAACATTAACAATGACGAGCAATCTTGGAGAAAGCTTTAGTGAAGTTATTCTACCCAAAACATTTTGGGTATTTATTGTATTTGCCATTGGGCAGTTAGTTGATAATTTTGGCAGTCAGCCAGTTATATTTTCAAAAAGCGTAAAATCACATCCGCTGGAAATATTTTTGGTGATTTTAACTACTGGGATCTTATTCGGTGTTATTGGATTAATTATCGCTGTTCCTGCATACACAGCAATAAAAGTAATCTTAAAAGAGTTTTTATCTGAAAACAAAATCGTAAAGAAACTCACAAAAGATTTATAA
- a CDS encoding THUMP-like domain-containing protein — protein sequence MNTFILNTEIQEFIHKHLNSDVASLLLKGASFPNVEIKDLIEQIEAKKRCEKKLPTWFHCKNIYYPNKLNIEQTSSEITAQHKASLINGDDVIDLTGGFGIDCYYFSKVFKTVMHCEINESLSNIVSHNYKQLEVNNIETKNTDGINYLKTSKKQFNWIYIDPSRRHDSKGKVFFLNDCLPNVPEHIDLLFNHSKNVMIKTSPLLDLSVGINELKYVKTIHIVAVNNEVKELLWVLENGFKGDISIHTVNIKKESKTFFKFSIETEKTSESKYHPPLSYLYEPNSAILKAGAFHAISNQLNVYKLHKHSHLYTSDSLIDFPGRIFKIESFIPYNKKELKKLGISKANITTRNFPETVQQIRKKFNIKDGGNIYLFFTTDVNDNRIVLIVSK from the coding sequence TTGAACACCTTCATTTTAAATACTGAAATTCAAGAATTTATACATAAGCATTTAAATTCTGATGTAGCGTCATTACTACTCAAAGGCGCGTCGTTTCCCAATGTTGAAATCAAAGATCTTATAGAACAAATTGAGGCAAAAAAGCGCTGTGAAAAAAAGTTGCCAACATGGTTTCATTGTAAAAATATATATTATCCAAATAAGTTAAATATTGAACAAACATCTTCTGAAATAACGGCTCAACATAAAGCTAGTTTGATTAATGGCGATGACGTTATAGATTTAACAGGCGGCTTTGGAATAGATTGTTATTATTTTTCAAAGGTATTTAAAACAGTGATGCATTGCGAAATCAATGAAAGCTTATCAAACATTGTAAGTCATAACTACAAACAACTAGAAGTCAATAATATTGAAACCAAAAATACAGATGGTATCAACTATTTAAAAACTTCGAAAAAGCAATTTAATTGGATTTATATTGATCCTTCCAGAAGACATGATAGTAAGGGAAAGGTCTTCTTTTTAAATGATTGTCTCCCTAACGTTCCAGAGCATATCGATTTGTTATTTAATCATTCAAAAAACGTTATGATTAAAACATCTCCTTTACTAGATTTATCTGTTGGTATTAATGAATTAAAGTATGTAAAAACAATTCATATTGTTGCTGTAAATAATGAGGTAAAAGAGTTGCTCTGGGTATTAGAAAATGGTTTTAAAGGCGATATAAGTATCCATACTGTAAATATTAAAAAAGAATCGAAAACGTTCTTTAAATTTTCAATAGAAACTGAAAAAACTTCAGAATCAAAATACCATCCACCACTCTCCTATTTATATGAACCAAATAGTGCTATTTTAAAGGCGGGAGCTTTTCATGCTATAAGTAATCAGCTTAATGTATACAAACTTCATAAGCATTCGCATTTATACACAAGTGATTCTCTAATTGATTTTCCTGGTAGAATTTTTAAGATAGAAAGCTTTATTCCGTACAATAAAAAAGAATTGAAAAAGCTAGGGATTTCCAAAGCCAACATTACTACTCGTAATTTCCCTGAAACAGTTCAACAGATTCGAAAAAAGTTCAATATTAAAGATGGTGGCAACATTTACTTATTCTTTACTACTGATGTGAATGATAACAGAATTGTATTAATAGTTTCTAAATAA
- a CDS encoding coiled-coil domain-containing protein — MKFFSLLVCLILSSHIFSQEVSIPTTFFEDGSMYKTPNEFSQPLAEFKENERCIVTAYLGKDIYKIIYKEWVGYVNSDFLEINEEMMDLYYANEQKELEKAIKEEENRKKRIEEIVNKEKREKRKQDSIIKAQEAAKREQELLAQAKRQEAELKEKQRVQDSINKAQEAAKRQQELLAEAKRQEAELKEKQRVQDSINKAQEAARREQELLAQAKRQEAELKEKQRIQDSINKAQEAARREQELLAEAKKQEAELKEKQRVQDSINKVKEAARREQELLAEAKRQEAELKEKQRIQDSINKAKEAAKRQQELLAEAKRREAELKAKQRVQDSINKVKEAARREQELLAEAKRQEAELKEKQRIQDSINKAKEAAKRQQELLAEAKRREAELKAKQRVLDSINKAQEAAKREQELLAEAKRQEAELKEKQRVQDSINKVKEAAKLEQELLAETKRQEAELKEKQRVQDSINKAKEAAKRQQELLAQAKRQEAELKEKQRVQDSINKAQEAAKREQELLAQARRREAELIERQRVQDSIIRKVKEDSKHQQELLIQAKKREAELKEKIRIQDSILKAKEDISGQQDSVATEIDESANSERAKFRNTCHYAINTYDEFYKKNHIRTDPYSISDDLTVELYKYGQQVNIFFNSKKDLGCVSYFTSNRSSVKVKLENNQTITFYHTWNMECGTFLFKGNLSKSQITQLKKSPIKSILLKGTEGTHNITDIDYKEFFSDKLKCIE; from the coding sequence ATGAAATTTTTCTCTCTACTTGTTTGCCTTATACTATCTAGCCATATTTTTTCGCAAGAAGTATCTATTCCTACAACTTTTTTCGAGGATGGTAGTATGTATAAAACGCCTAATGAGTTTTCACAACCTTTAGCTGAGTTTAAAGAAAATGAAAGATGTATAGTTACAGCTTATTTAGGTAAGGACATATATAAAATAATATATAAAGAATGGGTTGGTTATGTGAATTCTGATTTTTTAGAGATTAATGAGGAAATGATGGATTTATATTATGCTAACGAACAAAAGGAACTGGAAAAGGCTATTAAGGAAGAAGAAAATAGAAAGAAAAGAATAGAAGAAATAGTTAATAAAGAGAAAAGAGAAAAAAGGAAACAAGATTCTATTATCAAAGCTCAAGAAGCAGCCAAACGTGAGCAAGAGTTATTAGCACAGGCAAAAAGACAGGAAGCTGAATTAAAAGAAAAGCAAAGGGTTCAGGATTCCATTAATAAGGCTCAAGAAGCAGCCAAGCGTCAGCAAGAATTATTGGCAGAAGCGAAAAGGCAGGAAGCCGAATTAAAAGAAAAGCAAAGGGTTCAGGATTCCATTAACAAGGCTCAAGAAGCAGCTAGGCGTGAGCAAGAGTTATTAGCACAAGCCAAAAGACAAGAAGCCGAGTTAAAAGAAAAACAAAGGATTCAGGATTCCATTAACAAGGCTCAAGAAGCAGCTAGGCGTGAGCAAGAATTATTGGCAGAGGCGAAAAAGCAAGAAGCTGAATTAAAAGAAAAACAGAGAGTTCAGGATTCCATTAATAAGGTTAAAGAAGCAGCTAGGCGTGAGCAAGAATTATTGGCAGAGGCGAAAAGGCAAGAAGCCGAATTAAAAGAAAAACAAAGGATTCAAGATTCCATAAACAAAGCTAAAGAAGCAGCCAAGCGTCAACAAGAGTTATTGGCAGAGGCGAAAAGGCGGGAAGCCGAGTTAAAAGCAAAACAGAGAGTTCAGGATTCCATTAATAAGGTTAAAGAAGCAGCTAGGCGTGAGCAAGAATTATTGGCAGAGGCGAAAAGGCAAGAAGCCGAATTAAAAGAAAAACAAAGGATTCAAGATTCCATAAACAAAGCTAAAGAAGCAGCCAAGCGTCAACAAGAGTTATTGGCAGAGGCGAAAAGGCGGGAAGCCGAGTTAAAAGCAAAACAGAGAGTTCTAGATTCCATTAACAAAGCTCAAGAAGCCGCCAAACGAGAGCAAGAGTTATTGGCAGAGGCCAAAAGGCAAGAGGCTGAATTAAAAGAAAAACAAAGGGTTCAGGATTCCATTAATAAGGTTAAAGAAGCCGCCAAGCTTGAGCAAGAGTTATTGGCAGAGACCAAAAGGCAAGAAGCCGAATTAAAAGAAAAGCAAAGGGTTCAAGATTCCATTAACAAAGCTAAAGAAGCAGCTAAGCGTCAGCAAGAGTTATTGGCACAGGCCAAAAGACAGGAAGCCGAATTAAAAGAAAAGCAAAGGGTTCAGGATTCCATTAACAAGGCTCAAGAAGCAGCCAAGCGTGAGCAAGAGCTATTGGCCCAAGCTAGAAGAAGGGAAGCTGAATTGATTGAAAGACAGAGGGTTCAAGATTCTATTATTAGAAAGGTCAAGGAAGATTCCAAACACCAACAAGAGTTATTGATACAAGCCAAAAAACGAGAAGCAGAATTAAAAGAAAAAATAAGGATTCAAGACTCTATTCTTAAAGCTAAGGAAGACATTAGTGGACAGCAAGATTCAGTGGCAACAGAAATAGATGAAAGTGCTAATTCAGAAAGAGCTAAGTTTAGAAATACATGTCATTATGCTATAAATACGTATGATGAGTTTTACAAAAAAAATCATATCCGAACAGACCCTTATTCAATAAGCGATGATTTAACCGTAGAATTATATAAATATGGTCAACAAGTAAATATATTTTTTAACTCTAAAAAAGATTTAGGTTGCGTTAGTTATTTTACCAGTAATCGGTCATCTGTAAAAGTTAAACTTGAAAATAATCAGACAATAACCTTTTATCATACCTGGAATATGGAATGTGGTACATTTTTGTTTAAAGGAAACCTTTCTAAATCACAAATTACACAATTAAAAAAGTCTCCAATTAAATCAATATTATTAAAAGGAACAGAAGGAACTCATAATATTACAGATATAGATTATAAAGAGTTTTTTAGTGATAAGTTGAAATGTATTGAGTAA